The genomic stretch TGACACCTAACTTATCATTTCCTTCTATATCAAATCCATGCAGAACACAACCTACATAAGTCTACAGTATGAAATGTGGGAACTCTGGAGCAGTTGTTAaggagcctaaggtcaccacacTGATTCAGGGACAAAAAATCCCCAGCAATGGGTTGTAGAGAAGTAAAATTCTTTTCTGAAGTGATTACGCTTTCTCTAGTATGTGTAGGATAAGTTGATGTTGCATAAGGAAGAAAATTGCTAGTGACTATGGCATCACAAGTGAGGATAAAAATGTGTGGCTTAAAGGACCCGTCCACATGGATCCATTTATTATTAAGAATGGAGGTTTTCctctaacattttttttaaatatcccaCAAATACAAAAATGGGTGCATTATCATGTCACACcacaaagcatgagagaaacacagtggTTTAAATCACCCCATATTCCCTATAGTGCACTATGCAaatcatgaaattactgaatctagatcttaatagtCCATTATAATTTCTAATACaacatttatgtgtgtgtatatatatctttttcttgttctttcAGCTGTTCCCTTTGGGGGTTGTCACAGCGGATCATCCTTTTCACACTCATCACCTGCATGTCCTCCTTCAACATATCCATAAACCTGCTCTTTGaccttcctctcttcctcctgtCTGATGGTTCTGTCATCAGTTCTATTCTTCCAATAAAACTTTCATCTCTCCTTAGCACTCCTGCTAAACCATCTTAATCTCCCCTCCCTGACTTTGTCCCCAAAACATCGTACCCTTGCTGTCCCcctaatcaaatcctcacttgTGATGCCACAGTCACTAGCAATTTGCTTACTTTGCTTGACATCCCAACACCAAGTTACTAGTAGTTTTGAGAAACGAAAATGCTGATATAACACTCACCCCAAAGGAAGTATTCACTGATCTGCATGCTGTGAAACAAATATTGCCCAGTGATTAATCTGTTAGTGACTCAACCATTTAGTCTCAACGGTACATGCTTTTTTTTGACAactttgtatttatttcatttcatttcagtaattttgtttgattttgaatGATATATGGTAGTATATTTaccttagaattacagcttcaaaatcattttaatgATTAACTGACCTGGAATTGagagaaaagagcctctgtcattgctaatctGGGCTCATCACTCACCACTCCTGCTACTCTGCGCCACCCATTCAACCCTGCCTGCACTCTCCTCTTCACCCCAAGTATTTTAACTCCTTCACCAAATCCACTCCTTTCCATTGCCCTCcttctcacacagacacaaatactCTGTCTTGTCCCTTTTTGCAAACTATCTGTCCATTTTTCCAGACTAACCTCAACCTGCTCCCTACTCTCCCCACAAATGACAATGTCATCTGCAAATATCATAGTCCATGGAGAGTCCAGTCTCACCTCATCAGTCAACCTATCCATGACCACTGCAAACAGGAAAGGGCTCAGAGCTCACTCTTGGTGGAGCCCCACCTTCACTTTAGTCTGTTATTCCTGATGcacacctatatatatatatatataatgaaagaataaaattacgttaaaaccaagcacaccagtttgatgtgtcacatgactctcttcccattgaaaaaacaaaagttggatccaaaatggccgacttcaaaacggctgccatggtcaccacccatcttgaaaagtgtcccccctcccatatattaatgtgccacaaacaggaagttaatatcaccaaccattcccattttattaaggtgtaccatataaatggcccacactgtatgtatatatatatatatatatatatatatatatatatatatatatatatatatatatatatatgtgtgtgtgtgtgtgtgtgtgtgtgtgaatctttGAATTTCATCGCTTTCGAAAATATCCATTTCCTCATCCTTACATCACCATTTCACCCTACCCACTAGAcgataattattattttttcttagttttttacCATTTTCTCATTCTAACATACTTACTTATTACATAATAGTTTCTGATGATTATTTGTGTCATGTTTGGACAAAGTACAAGGAGGTGGACTTAGGTCCAAgtaattttattaaacaaataacaaaactaAAAACTTACATAAACTGAAAAGAAACAAGAGCTAAACATGCAGTACATAATCTAAAATAAACCTTACAAAATTAGAGAggaatacaaaacagaaaacaacctTGAACTGAGGTGGGGGAAGCAAACACTCAAAAAGCTTATATACCAGACAAAGAAACACTGAAACCATTggagtatatatacacacaggagCTCAGACATGGAACACCTAGAAACATAACGAGAGGGCAGCACCACAGAAGAGGAATACAGGTGGGAACACTAATgacaaagacagacaaggaAAAACCTGTAAAAAGTGTGACAGTAGCTGCATTTCAAAGCTTAGGCTGTGGCCAGGGTAGGACGTGTCCTCAGTAGAACTGTCCTATGAGGACAAATGGAACGGTCTAAGGAGGCTGCGTTGTGATGTCACTGGAAAGGTCTTATCTGCCTTGACGCTCTAACGTGaatgtaagataaaataagttaTATTTGCTTATtaatagggtggcacggtggagcagcaggtagtgtcacagtcacacagctccagggacctggaggtcttGTGTTCAAGTCcaactccaggtgactgtctgtgaggtgtgttctatccgtgtccttgtgggtttcctccgggtgctccggtttcctcccacggtccaaaaaaacacgttggtggattggtgactcaaaagtgtccatctgtgtgaatgtgtgagtatgtgtgttgtcctgtgaaggactggcgccccctccagggtgtattcccaccttgtgcctagtgattccaggtaggcactggacccaccgctatcctgaactggataagcagttacagacaatgaatgaattgtggAAGACATCATGTCTCACCCCTGTCCCTAAGAAGCCACACCCGAGTGAATTTAACGACTACAGGCCTGTGGCTCTAACATCACATGTGAtgaagacaatggagagactggTCTTATGCATACTGAGACCCCAGGTACGCCATGCACTGGACCCACTACAGTTTGCATACCAGGAGAAAGTGGGCGTGGAGGATGCCATCACTTATCTCCTACacaggacacattcacacctggacaaggggaacagtgctgtgagaatCATGTTCTTTGACTTCTCAAGCGCTTTCAACACCATCCAACCTCTCAGACTGGGAGACAAGCTCCAACAGATGGGTGTGGATGCTCACCTGGTAACCTGGATTACAGATTATCTGTTAGAGCGGCCACAGTACGTGAGATTGAAGAACTGTCTCTCCGACACTATGATCTGCAGCACAGGAGCTCCGCAAGGAACTGTGCTCTCACCAGTCCTGTTCACCCTGTACACATCTGACTTCTGCTACAACACTGAGTCGTGCCACATGCAGAAGTTCTCTGATGATACTGCGATTGTGGGGTGTATCAGGAACGAGCATGAGAAGGAGTACAGGAGCCTGGTGGAGGTCTTTGTGCAATGGTGCAAACTGAACCACCTCCAACTGAACACTTCAAAGAccaaggagatggtggtggacttCCGCAGGTCAAAGCCTGTCCTGCTACCAGTCACCATCGATGGGGTCGACATGGAGGTGGTGGACACCTATAAGTATCTGGGCTTACACctagacaataaactggactggtcagccaacactgaagcactctacaagaaagggcagagcaggctgtacttcctgaggaggttggggtccttcaatgtctgcagtaagctcctcaggatgttttaccagactgttgttgccagtgtcctcttttatgctgtggtatgctggggaggaagcataaagaagagggatgctgggcgactagacaggctggttaagaaagctggctctgtggtgggggctgaactggagtgcatcacttccatatcaaacaagaggaccctgaacaaactgattagcatcttggacaatgagtgccatccactccacagtatcataaccaagcagaagagcttgatcagctggagacttcgctcactgccaggctcaactgacagactgaggaagtcatttgtccccagggctattgagctgttcaatgcttcactaaaggggagaggagagttggacttctctgcatagtctgtctgtccatccaacaccaccaccacctccacctcctccatattgcacatgtgtacctaactggacaatagacaggtcaaccactggacaagtcaaccaactcatctacctcatgtgtaccttaatctgacagctacaatagtaggtgtatacttaatacaggtacattgcactaaattgccttgcactattttatttaatatatttatttctaattctgaaactgcactgttattgcactgtacttatattgcacattccatacccATTGCATTATCCACaccttttcaacttttaaatcaTATGCTGCACTAAAGAGATCATCCCCAGCTGCTCAcagtatcacagattcttgccagGCTATGTTTGATTACTCTgacgattgattgattgattattctTAAGCACACTGTCAACTTCTTGggtatttgaatttttttttttttttttttaactctattagtccattgctgtttagtGATTCGTGCATGTGATGTATGTaagtctgtaagctactgagaccttgaatttcccctggggatcaataaagtatctatctatctatctatctatctatctatctgaaTGAACAAATGCTATAATATTATCCTGCAAggcagttcattcattcattcaatgtctaaaacagcttatcaagttcagggtcacagtgggtccggtgGACATgaggagaatacaccaaattcctcacagacagtcacttggtgtggggcttgaacccacaaccccaggtgtgacagcaacactaccttgtgcaccactgtgccacctctGCAAGACtgctattaaaaaaatattacatcaaCTTTAAACCTTTACATTTAAACTgggattaaaaagaaaatacttattaatatatatattgatatatagGCCGGGAAGCATATGTCTGTTGCATCCTTCAAATCGCAAGCTGCATTTCTCAACTGTGTACGAAAGATCCTTTACATTGGAACAGCCTCCTGTAAATTAGCGGCCGAGAAATGCAGCCAAATTTGGCCGCAGTCTAGGCTTTGGAACATATCTATTATGTAACACCCTTGCTAGAAAATTGTCATTTTCatgaattattttaatgtggCTACCACCTCAAGGCCCACTAGAAAAACATGAAGGtgcataaaaaaatatacagcagATATTATTTTGCTGTAATGTAGTCACAATAAAaattgagagagaaaaaaaaagaaaactcagCAGATTAGCCTAACTTAAGCTTGTTCTATTAATGGTTAATTTTTcttaatattgtgatatttacaTTACAGCAAAAAAATATGCTGCAGAATGCAAATATAAACAGGCAGAAAACAATATAAAGGGGTATGTGCAAATATGTTAAAGCACAAAACAAATTCTTTAAGAGAGGGTACAACATATAAGAGAACAcattaaagaaatgtaaattaTGTGGTTACATAAGAGCATAAAGTGAAAATACTGTGTTAACATGTGGCTTGTTTGGTGTGTTaaattatttcacatttacCAGCTTAACGTTAACTGAGATTTTTCTCACAAATCCAGCCTCCTGTTTGAGAACATGGCAAGTCATTCCAGCAATTTTTCCCTGGAATACCAAGAACCTCAGCACAGTCTTCATTACCAGCGTCATTGGGTTCCCCACTACACCAGTAACTGTAACCCAGAGAAACAAAACCAATTTCAGAGTCCAATTatgattttaaaacattcagcaATGACAGTGTCTTCACTTAGACCTAATAAAGTGATGCACATCAGAATTCCAAACCTAATTCAAAACCTATATTTAGGACATATTCCACCATAAAAGTAGAGATGGAGATATTCTTTCCAACCTGAGTTTTTTGGTTTGTTCTTTTGCAGTTCAAATGCTCTAATTACCATTTCAGATATTTTTCAATAAtacaacaacatttaaaaatattgtaaataacaaataaaatgtcattttttcaagtaaaattcacaaataaaacaatgactttgaaaaaaaaaaatacatatgtaaCAATGTCCCTAATGATTGTAGTTGCAGTAACTTCCCAATGACAATGCTTTACATAACCCGCAATCTGACTGGTTGTGGTTGCTGGAGGGCggaatataattataaataattcccttatttttaaagttcCTGCTTTTAACTCTGTCATCTTGAAATAAACCCAAAAGAGTTTTTATGATGTCCtttgggctatttttactggccTCAGGACAGTGGTGTCTAAAGCCTTGTGTCACTCATTTGAGTtacagcgctcatcataatgcacagattgATTAGCTGAGTAGCCTCACGTGTTATATGCAGAAATGTATGCGATTAGTCTGGTAATTTTCTGGAGGACTAAATCTGAACTGTAATGAATAGAAGAATCACAccacttaaaacaaacactgttcaaaattaaacagctcttaatattTTTAGTTCCAGGTCCGGACAGGATAGCATCTGGGTCTGGTGTCGGACCACGGGCCGCCTATTCGTGACCCCAGCTCTACACCATGTTGTACACAATGTACTGGTGTAGTAGAttttataaacctttaaagTGCATcatttagggagtagggtgcTGTTTGGAAGCATGAGGTGATTACAGATTACATGAGGTGCCAAATACAAAGCCAGCACCTGTCTAGCATGGTCCCGCTTCTTGTTGCAATTTTCAAAGACAtccatatttttcctttgttctaaattttattcatccctggcttataaaatatttctgaggaaatctctcaccATGAATGTGCTTctgtctgcagtctctgcagtgtGGTGGTGAGGACTTGGTTTTAACTTAATGTCTGTCTGAcaaaagtgtatgtgtgtgagtgtttatgcATCCTTCTGGCCAAATTGCATACATTTATcttgtttttaatgatataAAATCCTATTGAACATGGTAGTAGGCTACTCTGATGTGAATTCTCTGGCAGAATTACTCTATGGTAATAAACAATCTTTATTATAAAACCTGCTGTGCTCTGGGTTAATGTTGCTTAGCTTGTACAAATACTCAGagcattgtgtgttttcttgagAGGAAGAAACAAAAATCACTTACGAAGTGGTTAGTGGTGAGCCGTCCACCCATTTCCACACACCCTCTGTTACTTTGTCAATGAGACCGATCCAACCTCTACCTCCCTTCAATGATTTAATCAAAAAGTCCTGAAAATATGATTGCAAAGAATAATATTAATGAAGTATGGACACTTTAACAATTCCACATTTGATATAATATGGGAAAAATCATCCTATCATCCTGAGTTTCTAAGTAATTAATAAGGTGTTTTGGTTTTAGAATTTTATATGATTACTGAGTGACTCATGTAGACAGTCCACAGTAGACAGAGATTATTTCTATTTTTGAGGTGATTCTTGCCTGAATCTGATTTTCTGCTTTTATATGTGCATTAATAAACAATGATGTCACTCATGCTTTCCCTTCAATAATGACATCCTGCTATATACATAAATGCTCTTCTCACCTCTTCTTCTTTGCTGTTTATGATCGCCAGGTTTGCTCCTTGATCAGTGCAAGCTTTTTTGCTGTCAAGCCATGTCTtctttacatttgagatgaaatAAAGTGTGGAGTCAAAGTATAGCCAACCCTTCTTGAGATATGCTTCTGTTAAAATATTACAACATATAATGCTCAGTGTTTGTACTGCACATTTGTACATGCAGAAGACATACATCTTTCAGAAGTACTCATGTAAAGCATTGGCCTAAACCAAGGGGCAAGTGTAGTCAGACATACATCCAATACAACTTTTATGCTTCATTTAACCTCCATTTCCATGGGAAACATCCATTAGAGGATGCTACAAGGTGGTAGGATGAAGGCTAGTACTCGCTACTTATCACTTGTTTACAAACTGTTTTACACTAGGGTTGTTTCCAGAGACCCTAAAATGACTGCTTTTTCCTACACATCCTCTTCCTTTCATCTGTGACTTGGAAACTGGTTTTGCCTCATCATATGGACGCCTGACCAAATACTGGAGCAGTCGAAAGCAGCCCCTTAAAATTCCCACCAAATCAGCTTTTAGTGGTGGATACACAAAAATATGCTACCCAGGAAGTCTCTAAAAGATTTCTCCACCTTCTTCTGGGGCGGAGAGTAGTAGTAGGAAGGAGGAGTAGCAAAAGTTTTTGGAAGCACCCTAGGACAGCAGACAACACCAGATGTCAGAACTCCAACTCCTAGACTTCTAAGCACTAATCTGCATTGACTGAGCACAACTGCTGGACTCTATGGCTGTCTGAAACAGAAGGCAGCATCCACAATGTCTTGCTGCCTATGCTGTCTCCATAGTCAGTGCCTTAGAAGACAGCGTTTAGACGTGAAGGCACCCGTAACAGAAAAGTTTCTAGAATGAGAGATGACTGCCATTACGTGtgataaaaacatatattactgtttataactgaaataaaatgttaagaAGAAACATGatacacattttaatataataaatacatataggTAAAGTATGTCTGCTAACTGAAGGCAGTGATTGGGATTGGCAGCTATTTGCCTGCTTGTCCCAAagatattcagatatttatttagAGAACATGTGTTTTTAAGATTACTGGATTATTGTAATCTTAAATCCATTGTCATTttccattattcattcatcattcattatctgtaaccacttatccaattcagggtcgcagtgggtccagagcctacctggaatcattgggcacaaggctggaatacaccctggagggggcgccagttcttcacagggcaacacagacagagcacctggaggaaacccacgcagacacagggagaacacaccaactcctcacagacagtcacccggagcgggaatcgaacccacaacctccaggtccctggagctgtgtgactgcgacactacctgctgcgccaccgtgccgccctattttcCTTTaagtcttttttaaaaatatttttagcaaCATGTCATATATATAATCAACTTAGAgttggaaagttttccttccaatCAGGAAAATATTCTTCCAGTTAGctattttagaattttttgtttgcCCTTTCCCTTCATTCTTACATACTACTTCCACTAACTTTCTGTGCCTCAGGATGGAGCTTTGGTAAAATACAAATTCACAATTTATgggtaataataattaaataataagtaAAATTAACTAAATTAACACACAATCTTTGCACATGGGTccaccacaccactgtcttgtaaaatgtttgtttcataTGATCATAGTTCACTTAATGAGTGGGAATTTGAGAAATACTTTCTTACCTATATCAGTCAACTTTTTCTGAGACTCATTTATCTCCTTCTTCAGCTGGTCTCGCTCTATTGTCAGGCTGTTGTACTTGCTGTCTAACTGGTTTAACTCTGTAGTCAGTTTGGTGTGGATAGTCTCTAACTGGTCTTTCTCTGCAGTCAGGTTCCTGAGTCTTGTCTGTAACATGTCTCTCTCTATTGTCAGGGTGGTGTAATTATCCTTCAGATGATCTTTCTTTAAAGTCAGGTCGATTAAGTCAGACTTTAAGTCATTATTCTCTGTAGTCAGCctgtctttgtctttctttaaCTCATCCATCTCCTTGGTTACATTCCCAAAGCTGATTTGTAGCTGATCTCTTTCTTTAGTAAGATCACTATAGCGGATCTGTAACTGGTCTTTATCTTTACTTAGTTTACTGTAATTGGTCTGTAATTGAGTTTTCTCTGCAGTGAGTTTGTTGCAACTCTTCTGTAACTGCAATTTTGCTGTCAACATGTTATCATTACTGGTCTGTAACTGGGTTTTCTCTGCAGtgagtttgttgttttttgtctgtAACATGTCTTTTTCTGTAGCAATTTTATTGAAACTTGTCTGTAATCCATCTTTTTCTGCAGTTAGGTTGTCATTCTTCATCTGTAGCTGGTCTCTCTGAGCAGACAGATGTTTAGACTGTGTACAGAGCACTATGATGACAATTAGCAGAAGAAAACACAGTAGCCCGAGACACAGTGTAGCCAGTCTgtagcttctgctcctcacaatGTCAGTCCCTGAGGGGAAGGTGAAAAAAGGTTTACTTTTGGAAACAAATGGGtaaaaatatagaaatgttACGGTTAGAAGTGTATTTAAATGTTAGTTTGTTTGCTGGTTATTAAACCATTAATGAGTTAGCAATATTAGCAATTGTGTATTATATAAAGATGACTTAATAAAcctcttttccacaagttacTACAGTTCCCAGGGGttataatgaaatgtctgtaaaATGCATTTGTCAGAATACTACAACGCTAGCAACACAGCACCCTATTCCTTGTCTAAACAACTGCAATCAGGGTGTCAAGTTTCTGCACCTGCTCCTTTTAAGCAGCAAGTGTAGCAAGAAGTGAAACACAAAAGCTCCTGTTTCCCTGTTTGCTaggttctcttatttctctgctcttgttttgACCATTTTTGCTTAGTTTCACAAATGAAAAAACTTACTGGCTTAATCATGGCACATATCATTTCAAAAAACAACTCAGAGGCCACATATACATGCAGCTTACTTGCCTACTTTACATATTAGCCATATAAACACCTGTATCCAATTACAGTCAGAAAGCTTATGTACATTCTGTGCATGAACTGAGCTTGTACAAGGCAACAGCAGCACACATTATTACTGGACTCAGCATGTTATGgtgtattctgtggggggtgcaaGAAAATCTTTCATCAATTCATGAAAGATTTTATGCGGGAATTCAGAATACGGGAATACGGGAATTCTGCTCCCTCTGAGAGTCTGTGAATTCCTTCAGTACTCCTCTCTTCCACTACTCAGAAGGGGTTTTGTGGCAAAATGAAGCTATATAACTATTtaagttatattttatatattttaatagctATAAGCTATTTAACACCTCCAGAGGAGGAAAACTTTATT from Hoplias malabaricus isolate fHopMal1 chromosome 2, fHopMal1.hap1, whole genome shotgun sequence encodes the following:
- the LOC136686250 gene encoding C-type lectin domain family 4 member M-like isoform X1, which translates into the protein MEINENEEATSSTAYNRLDSDNNLKNKWTTVYQQVKNLGTDIVRSRSYRLATLCLGLLCFLLLIVIIVLCTQSKHLSAQRDQLQMKNDNLTAEKDGLQTSFNKIATEKDMLQTKNNKLTAEKTQLQTSNDNMLTAKLQLQKSCNKLTAEKTQLQTNYSKLSKDKDQLQIRYSDLTKERDQLQISFGNVTKEMDELKKDKDRLTTENNDLKSDLIDLTLKKDHLKDNYTTLTIERDMLQTRLRNLTAEKDQLETIHTKLTTELNQLDSKYNSLTIERDQLKKEINESQKKLTDIEAYLKKGWLYFDSTLYFISNVKKTWLDSKKACTDQGANLAIINSKEEEDFLIKSLKGGRGWIGLIDKVTEGVWKWVDGSPLTTSYWCSGEPNDAGNEDCAEVLGIPGKNCWNDLPCSQTGGWICEKNLS
- the LOC136686250 gene encoding C-type lectin domain family 4 member M-like isoform X2; protein product: MNDDIYTYTSRTDIVRSRSYRLATLCLGLLCFLLLIVIIVLCTQSKHLSAQRDQLQMKNDNLTAEKDGLQTSFNKIATEKDMLQTKNNKLTAEKTQLQTSNDNMLTAKLQLQKSCNKLTAEKTQLQTNYSKLSKDKDQLQIRYSDLTKERDQLQISFGNVTKEMDELKKDKDRLTTENNDLKSDLIDLTLKKDHLKDNYTTLTIERDMLQTRLRNLTAEKDQLETIHTKLTTELNQLDSKYNSLTIERDQLKKEINESQKKLTDIEAYLKKGWLYFDSTLYFISNVKKTWLDSKKACTDQGANLAIINSKEEEDFLIKSLKGGRGWIGLIDKVTEGVWKWVDGSPLTTSYWCSGEPNDAGNEDCAEVLGIPGKNCWNDLPCSQTGGWICEKNLS